From one Planktothrix agardhii NIES-204 genomic stretch:
- the xisI gene encoding fdxN element excision controlling factor protein → MERLEYYRECIQKLLMEYSQGKTIDGEIDIEIIFDTQRDRYLLVNLGWNEHRRIYNCILHLEIKNGQIWIQRNQTDIKIAEKLVEIGIPKQDIILGLQPVYVREDTGFGVA, encoded by the coding sequence ATGGAACGTTTAGAATATTATCGAGAATGTATTCAAAAATTACTGATGGAATATAGTCAGGGAAAAACAATTGATGGAGAAATTGACATAGAAATCATTTTCGATACTCAACGCGATCGCTATTTATTGGTTAATTTAGGATGGAATGAACATCGACGCATTTATAACTGTATTTTACATTTAGAAATTAAGAATGGTCAAATTTGGATTCAACGAAATCAAACAGACATAAAAATAGCAGAGAAATTAGTTGAAATAGGAATTCCTAAGCAGGATATTATATTGGGATTACAGCCTGTTTATGTTCGAGAGGATACGGGTTTTGGAGTTGCTTAG
- a CDS encoding excision controlling factor protein, XisH like protein — MSAKDKFHDAVKRGLQKQGWIITHDPLRVEFGEEDEIRIDLGAERLIAAEKGEEKIAVEVKSFLSDSALFDFHTALGQFLNYRLVLEMSEPNRILYLAVPISAYESFFRRDLPKASIQKYQVKLIVYNPVNEVIILWNV; from the coding sequence ATGTCAGCTAAGGATAAATTTCATGATGCAGTAAAACGAGGTTTACAGAAACAGGGGTGGATAATTACCCATGATCCTTTAAGAGTTGAGTTTGGCGAGGAGGATGAAATCAGAATAGACTTGGGTGCAGAACGTTTAATTGCGGCTGAAAAAGGAGAGGAAAAAATTGCTGTTGAAGTCAAGAGCTTTTTAAGTGACTCAGCACTCTTTGATTTTCATACAGCATTGGGGCAATTTCTGAATTATCGCCTAGTTTTAGAAATGAGTGAACCCAACCGCATCCTATACTTAGCAGTTCCAATTTCAGCTTATGAATCTTTTTTTAGGCGAGATTTACCCAAAGCGTCTATACAAAAATATCAAGTTAAATTAATAGTCTATAATCCTGTTAACGAGGTGATTATTCTATGGAACGTTTAG
- the mraW gene encoding S-adenosyl-methyltransferase MraW — protein sequence MSEIETVEENTQTSPSTELRTGFVHIPVLSRELIAGLEICAGGEYLDATVGGGGHSLLLLQAGENIQLTAIDQDQEAIAAARVKFEQADPSFLERVQFWQGNFTQYNPKSKQFDGIIADLGVSSYQFDQPERGFSFRHTAPLDMRMNQQQSLTAAEIINHWDEKQLADIFHHYGEERLSRRIAKRIVEKRPFQTTTDLAYAIGGCVPASYRHGRIHPATRVFQALRIAVNQELTCLEKFIDQAQYWLKPGGRIGVISFHSLEDRIVKHRFKESPILQVLTKKPIQPQPDELNNNHRSRSAKLRLAERKIIE from the coding sequence TTGTCTGAAATCGAAACAGTGGAAGAAAATACTCAAACCTCCCCTTCGACAGAGCTCAGGACAGGCTTTGTCCATATTCCCGTATTGAGTCGGGAATTAATTGCGGGGTTAGAAATTTGTGCGGGGGGAGAATATCTGGATGCAACCGTTGGCGGTGGCGGACATAGTTTGTTATTGTTGCAGGCGGGGGAGAATATCCAGTTAACAGCAATTGATCAGGATCAAGAAGCGATCGCTGCCGCCCGGGTTAAATTTGAACAAGCAGATCCTTCTTTCTTGGAAAGAGTGCAGTTTTGGCAAGGGAATTTTACTCAATATAACCCCAAATCTAAACAATTTGATGGAATTATAGCGGATTTAGGGGTGAGTTCCTATCAGTTTGATCAGCCAGAAAGAGGGTTTAGTTTTCGCCATACTGCCCCTTTAGATATGCGAATGAATCAACAACAATCTTTAACGGCGGCGGAGATTATTAACCATTGGGATGAGAAGCAATTAGCGGATATTTTTCATCATTATGGGGAAGAAAGATTATCAAGACGAATTGCTAAACGAATTGTAGAAAAACGACCATTTCAAACTACAACGGATTTAGCCTATGCGATTGGTGGTTGTGTTCCGGCGAGTTATCGTCACGGACGAATTCATCCGGCTACCCGTGTATTTCAAGCATTAAGAATTGCAGTGAATCAAGAGTTAACTTGTTTAGAAAAATTTATAGATCAAGCGCAATATTGGTTAAAACCTGGGGGTAGAATTGGGGTAATTAGTTTTCATAGTTTAGAAGATAGAATCGTTAAACATCGGTTCAAAGAGTCTCCTATTTTACAGGTATTAACTAAAAAACCGATTCAACCCCAACCCGATGAACTGAATAATAATCACCGTTCTCGTTCAGCTAAATTAAGATTAGCAGAACGAAAGATAATAGAATAA
- the pyrD_1 gene encoding dihydroorotate dehydrogenase produces the protein MDIYRSAVKPLLFYGLKIDPEWAHHRALEVLSWIDQNQSNSPLNWLESQLKPSFCLQDIRLQQQLWGLNFANPVGLAAGFDKDGVAAGIWQSLGFGFTELGTVTLHPQPGNPQPRLFRLVEDEAILNRMGFNNQGAEILAQRLEEKHQQKFMIPVGINLGKSKITPLEEAAEDYLGSFKLLKDYGDYFVVNVSSPNTPGLRSLQDAEQLSKIIAVLNTENTDNKPILIKIAPDLEWDAIADVVNLSQTHKLAGIIATNTTIKRDGLKTQWLPQTGSYITQEAGGISGAPLKERSTEVIRWIHQNTQGQLPIIGVGGIFTADDAWEKITAGACLIQVYTGWIYEGPGMVKSILAGLLKKLDQYGLNSISEAVGFKP, from the coding sequence TTGGATATTTACCGCAGCGCCGTTAAACCCCTTTTATTTTATGGACTCAAAATTGATCCAGAATGGGCCCATCATCGCGCTTTAGAAGTCCTGAGTTGGATTGACCAAAATCAGTCTAATTCACCCCTAAATTGGCTAGAATCTCAACTTAAACCATCATTCTGTTTACAGGATATCCGTTTACAGCAACAATTGTGGGGTTTAAATTTTGCTAATCCCGTGGGTTTAGCCGCCGGGTTTGATAAGGATGGAGTTGCTGCTGGAATTTGGCAAAGTTTGGGTTTTGGATTTACGGAATTAGGGACAGTTACCCTCCATCCGCAACCAGGAAATCCCCAACCTAGATTATTTAGATTAGTTGAGGATGAAGCCATTTTAAATCGCATGGGATTTAATAATCAAGGGGCGGAAATATTGGCGCAACGGTTAGAGGAAAAACATCAACAAAAATTTATGATTCCAGTCGGAATTAATTTAGGAAAATCTAAAATTACTCCTTTAGAAGAAGCCGCCGAAGATTATTTAGGGAGTTTTAAACTGTTAAAAGACTATGGGGATTATTTTGTGGTTAATGTTTCTTCTCCTAATACCCCCGGATTGCGATCGCTCCAAGATGCGGAACAATTAAGTAAAATTATAGCGGTTTTAAATACTGAAAATACAGATAATAAACCAATTTTAATTAAAATAGCACCGGATTTAGAATGGGATGCGATCGCCGATGTTGTTAATTTATCCCAAACCCATAAATTAGCCGGAATTATTGCTACTAATACTACCATAAAACGCGACGGATTAAAAACCCAATGGCTACCCCAAACCGGAAGTTATATTACCCAAGAAGCGGGAGGAATTAGTGGTGCACCCCTAAAAGAAAGATCAACAGAAGTAATTCGTTGGATTCATCAAAATACCCAAGGACAGTTACCTATTATTGGGGTTGGGGGAATTTTTACCGCCGATGATGCTTGGGAAAAAATTACAGCAGGAGCTTGTTTAATTCAAGTCTATACGGGTTGGATTTATGAAGGGCCAGGAATGGTAAAAAGCATATTAGCAGGACTGTTAAAAAAATTAGATCAATATGGGTTAAATTCAATTTCTGAGGCCGTTGGTTTCAAACCTTAA
- a CDS encoding hypothetical protein (conserved hypothetical protein), producing the protein MGQFEESTALEQPIMTLGRVLQTLQDEDNVDVLIETILNYLKTEFNYSLIWISLYDRLDHRLIGKGGVTPTEDNWLIKQRFVLSPGDLLEQLVIQMRPLVVPDLRSETRAGEWQKAAQAFNIQGSILFPMRYKDRCFGVVLLGSTEWGISPSSTEKELISMVLGTLATSLFQIETTWMYQQTKRPDQPFLKLLTQFRTLNTLDRCLEVAVETTHEFIEPTRTNVYWYYREGRYFWRRASNQQKLPSVSLMKQSASGVTVQDLGEFYQALTSDHLVSIGESYSSLRADTTERLMEKIRARSLLAVPILFNQEMLGFIAVEGQNPRIWQENEKQFLRGVGQLISLTAPLAEMEVKIRQAELDQSLTAKVTRTIVDDQDWQLSLKTTANLLCQRLNAGRFLLIKRHLKTAKFEIIYQYYPLNRNAIFSPLDSLSSQDWQSLKNQNEILLIENYDEDEKLKPWRNQLKDAGVRSLILCPINSCLTSEKNQQDNTPQEWLLIGHDAPRTWDRTEQKLVKIVGQQLSVILRQWKLNQRIKSQEEFNQALEQGWSILEKTEQLQDLEQQFTEKIAQLSKSPLVLLLTWLEGAKKAKVAHCIARQSKFYIDSERLISIAKDPLIQHALSTKTMFLWPVQELSAYTRQWFTSTVDKILVTTLHTASEHDPTGILIVADPEQIQTESGISLTLLNSLIMQFSWSRRYLRIQEVLTTQHEELQWMNWYKQRRLEELYRTVGGGLKQLNELNQSPFQSTDPQKNQLSHLRYQQLLRQMGSALASTSSLIKQEQWRLHHQNDIIPITNLLRRVGERINAIIRNKQIQLVIKQQENFNVIGDHIKLELVFYEILLTTCHRAEPGGVIEMITQPLNDHQLQLMITDYGIINPQLILELKIGHSPDLLAPSPLSSPPGQQLLICQQMLEKMAGKFLIESGENQQIITRIILTLAPAS; encoded by the coding sequence ATGGGTCAATTTGAAGAATCGACCGCATTAGAGCAACCCATCATGACATTGGGGCGTGTTCTCCAGACCCTACAAGATGAAGACAATGTTGATGTTTTAATCGAAACGATTTTAAACTATTTAAAAACCGAGTTTAATTATAGTTTAATTTGGATTAGTTTATATGATCGTTTAGATCATCGTTTAATTGGCAAAGGAGGAGTTACCCCAACGGAAGATAATTGGTTAATCAAACAAAGATTTGTCTTATCTCCTGGAGATTTACTCGAACAGTTAGTAATTCAAATGCGACCTTTAGTTGTCCCCGATCTGCGGTCAGAAACTCGCGCTGGAGAATGGCAAAAAGCTGCCCAAGCCTTTAATATTCAGGGGTCAATTTTATTCCCCATGCGCTATAAAGATCGCTGTTTTGGTGTGGTTTTATTAGGATCAACCGAGTGGGGAATTTCTCCGAGTTCAACGGAAAAAGAACTAATTTCGATGGTTTTAGGAACCTTAGCGACTTCTTTATTTCAAATTGAAACCACTTGGATGTATCAACAAACCAAAAGACCTGACCAACCTTTTTTGAAACTTTTAACTCAATTTAGAACCCTGAATACTTTAGATCGATGTTTGGAAGTAGCGGTAGAAACAACCCATGAATTTATTGAACCGACTCGGACAAATGTGTATTGGTATTATCGAGAAGGCCGTTATTTTTGGCGGCGGGCGAGTAATCAACAAAAACTTCCCAGTGTCAGTTTAATGAAACAATCGGCTTCGGGGGTAACAGTACAGGATTTAGGGGAATTTTATCAAGCGTTAACTTCCGATCATTTAGTGTCTATTGGAGAGTCTTATAGTTCCTTAAGAGCGGATACAACGGAACGATTAATGGAGAAAATTCGCGCCCGTTCCCTATTAGCAGTTCCGATTCTTTTTAATCAAGAAATGTTAGGATTTATTGCCGTTGAAGGTCAAAATCCGAGGATTTGGCAGGAAAATGAAAAACAATTTTTGCGGGGTGTGGGACAATTAATTTCCCTAACTGCTCCCTTAGCGGAAATGGAAGTTAAAATTCGACAAGCGGAATTAGATCAATCCTTAACTGCTAAAGTTACCCGTACTATTGTTGATGATCAAGATTGGCAACTTTCTTTAAAGACTACCGCTAATCTATTGTGTCAGCGATTAAATGCGGGACGATTTTTATTAATTAAACGTCATCTTAAAACAGCAAAATTTGAGATTATTTATCAATATTATCCTTTAAATAGAAACGCAATTTTTTCGCCTTTAGATTCTCTGAGTTCCCAAGATTGGCAATCTTTAAAAAATCAGAACGAAATTTTGCTAATTGAAAATTATGATGAAGATGAAAAATTAAAACCTTGGCGCAATCAACTCAAGGATGCCGGAGTGCGATCGCTCATTCTTTGCCCGATTAACTCTTGTTTGACTTCGGAAAAAAATCAACAAGACAATACACCTCAAGAGTGGTTATTAATCGGTCATGATGCTCCCAGAACTTGGGATCGAACCGAACAAAAATTAGTTAAAATTGTGGGTCAACAATTAAGTGTGATTCTCCGTCAATGGAAGTTAAATCAACGAATTAAATCTCAAGAAGAATTTAATCAAGCCTTAGAGCAGGGCTGGTCAATCTTAGAAAAAACTGAGCAATTACAAGACCTAGAACAACAATTTACAGAAAAAATAGCCCAATTATCAAAAAGTCCTTTAGTTCTATTATTAACCTGGCTAGAAGGAGCCAAAAAAGCAAAAGTTGCCCATTGTATTGCTCGTCAATCTAAATTTTATATTGACTCAGAGCGGTTAATTTCTATCGCTAAAGATCCTTTAATTCAACACGCTTTATCAACAAAAACAATGTTTTTGTGGCCGGTACAGGAGCTATCTGCTTATACTCGCCAATGGTTTACAAGCACCGTCGATAAAATTTTAGTCACTACCCTGCATACCGCTTCTGAACACGATCCTACGGGTATTTTGATTGTTGCTGATCCTGAGCAAATTCAAACAGAATCTGGCATATCTTTAACTCTGCTTAATTCCTTGATCATGCAGTTTTCTTGGTCACGGCGCTATCTCAGAATTCAAGAGGTATTAACAACTCAACACGAAGAATTACAATGGATGAATTGGTATAAACAACGGCGCTTAGAAGAATTGTATCGAACCGTGGGCGGAGGACTGAAACAATTAAACGAATTAAATCAATCTCCATTTCAATCAACCGATCCACAAAAAAACCAACTTTCCCATTTACGCTATCAACAATTACTCCGTCAAATGGGAAGCGCTTTAGCTTCTACCAGTTCTTTAATTAAACAGGAACAATGGCGACTTCATCATCAAAATGATATTATTCCAATTACTAATTTATTGCGAAGGGTGGGGGAACGAATCAATGCTATTATTAGAAATAAACAAATCCAATTAGTGATTAAACAACAGGAAAATTTTAATGTTATTGGCGATCATATTAAATTAGAACTGGTTTTTTATGAAATATTATTAACCACCTGTCACCGCGCTGAACCAGGTGGCGTCATTGAGATGATCACTCAACCTTTAAATGATCATCAATTACAACTAATGATTACAGATTATGGTATAATTAACCCGCAACTAATTCTGGAGTTAAAAATCGGTCATTCTCCCGATTTACTTGCTCCCTCTCCCCTATCTTCTCCCCCAGGTCAACAGCTTTTAATTTGTCAACAAATGTTAGAAAAAATGGCAGGAAAATTCCTAATAGAATCAGGAGAAAATCAACAAATTATAACTCGGATTATTTTAACTTTAGCTCCAGCAAGCTAG
- the recN gene encoding DNA repair protein RecN: MLLSLRIENFALIDHLDLDLGSGLNVFTGETGAGKSIILDAVDAILGGKVDRRSIRTGATRSLLEGTFEIEKKWFNWLTEQEIDLVDGSLIVCSREVVITGDKLRSRSRVNGVLVNRKLIEQLRDRLIEITAQGQTLQLGQPELQQEWLDLYGGQPLIKARKAVASTYTQAQTCSHALEKRRQFEQQRLQRLDLLTYQIRELDTATLTTADELEQLQIEHQRLNHIVELQQQSYQIYQALYQSETGLAAADLLSQAENKLSDLVEYDPQLQPILEIVSEAVAQITEAGRQIGSYGEQLESDPQRLEEVEDRIRDLKQICRKYGQTLEEVIEYYHRIQEELKDLEDEEQSIESLEQTYQQAVQALKETCQHLTNLRQKAGHELETHLLKELKPLAMNNVKFQAEIHPISPTAMGADQIQFCFSPNPGEPLQPLGAIASGGEMSRFLLALKACFSQIAGSGTLVFDEIDVGVSGRVATAIAQKLHQLSQRHQVLCVTHQPLVAAMGDHHFRVIKETIQTDLEPNSQAPETRTVVRVTQLTSPQRREELAQLASGESAQEAIAFAESLLTQAALMKN; encoded by the coding sequence ATGTTACTTTCCCTAAGAATAGAAAACTTTGCTTTAATTGATCATTTAGATTTAGATTTAGGTAGCGGTTTAAATGTATTTACCGGAGAAACCGGAGCCGGAAAGTCAATTATTTTAGATGCTGTTGATGCAATTTTAGGGGGAAAAGTAGACCGTCGTTCCATTAGAACAGGAGCTACAAGATCATTATTAGAAGGAACATTTGAGATCGAAAAAAAATGGTTTAATTGGTTAACAGAACAAGAAATTGATTTAGTCGATGGCAGTTTAATTGTTTGTAGTCGGGAAGTAGTAATTACCGGAGATAAACTTCGCAGTCGATCCCGGGTTAATGGGGTATTAGTTAATCGAAAATTAATTGAACAACTGCGCGATCGCTTAATTGAAATTACCGCCCAAGGACAAACCTTACAACTCGGTCAACCTGAACTACAACAGGAATGGTTAGATCTCTATGGCGGTCAACCCTTAATCAAAGCCAGAAAAGCCGTAGCATCGACCTATACCCAAGCTCAAACCTGTAGCCATGCCCTAGAAAAACGCCGTCAATTTGAACAGCAACGCCTACAGAGATTAGATTTATTAACCTATCAAATTCGAGAATTAGATACAGCTACTTTAACCACAGCCGACGAATTAGAACAATTACAAATTGAACATCAAAGGTTGAATCATATTGTTGAACTTCAACAACAAAGTTATCAAATTTATCAGGCCCTATATCAAAGTGAAACCGGGTTAGCGGCGGCGGATTTATTAAGCCAAGCGGAAAACAAACTCAGTGATTTAGTCGAATATGATCCCCAACTTCAACCTATTTTAGAAATAGTCAGTGAAGCGGTGGCTCAAATTACCGAAGCCGGAAGACAAATTGGCAGTTATGGTGAACAATTAGAATCCGATCCTCAACGCTTAGAAGAAGTAGAAGATCGCATTCGAGACTTAAAACAAATTTGCCGCAAATATGGACAAACTTTAGAGGAAGTGATCGAATATTATCATCGCATTCAAGAAGAATTAAAGGATTTAGAAGATGAAGAGCAATCGATCGAATCCTTAGAACAGACCTATCAACAAGCGGTTCAAGCCCTAAAAGAAACCTGCCAACATCTAACTAACCTGCGTCAAAAAGCCGGCCATGAATTAGAAACCCATCTCCTCAAAGAACTCAAACCTTTAGCGATGAATAATGTTAAATTTCAAGCCGAAATTCATCCGATTTCCCCGACAGCTATGGGGGCGGATCAGATTCAATTTTGCTTTAGTCCCAACCCCGGAGAACCCCTGCAACCCTTGGGGGCGATCGCATCGGGGGGAGAAATGAGTCGGTTTCTCTTAGCTTTGAAAGCCTGTTTTTCTCAAATTGCTGGGTCGGGAACTTTGGTATTTGATGAAATTGACGTCGGGGTATCGGGACGAGTGGCCACCGCCATTGCTCAAAAACTCCACCAACTAAGTCAACGCCATCAAGTCCTCTGTGTCACCCACCAGCCCCTAGTTGCGGCCATGGGAGATCATCATTTTCGGGTAATCAAAGAAACTATCCAAACCGACTTAGAACCCAATTCCCAGGCCCCAGAAACCCGCACCGTCGTCCGAGTGACTCAGTTAACTTCCCCCCAACGTCGGGAAGAATTAGCTCAATTGGCCAGTGGAGAGTCGGCCCAAGAAGCGATTGCCTTTGCTGAGTCCCTTTTGACCCAAGCTGCGTTGATGAAGAATTAG